In Malus sylvestris chromosome 16, drMalSylv7.2, whole genome shotgun sequence, the following are encoded in one genomic region:
- the LOC126608194 gene encoding NAC domain-containing protein 71-like isoform X1: MRGASLPPGFRFHPTDEELVGYYLHRKVEGLEFELEVIPVIDLYKFDPWELPEKSFLPRRDMEWFFFCPRDRKYPNGSRTNRATKAGYWKATGKDRKVVCQSDVTGYRKTLVFYRGRAPLGDRTDWIMHEYRLTDDLAPGPSGHQGVFALCRVVKKNEHAQKAHDSHEGPKAKRFGSALSNKEDMTSIRISTEPLSISADILHANCLNNKSHYSSRATSPYEVNPMAEFEPALGETNPADFWVSPDLILDSSKDYPQLQEAMPDYFQQYKFPSTMTPLQSYEPRESPSSSYSNFTGDLKMADDVHQIGGMSPYYVGYYGNEEMQFEGSETGDSQALICRQVSADGSLGELGGLWLQEDNMVIVM; the protein is encoded by the exons ATGCGAGGAGCATCACTGCCACCAGGTTTCAGGTTCCACCCAACTGATGAGGAATTAGTTGGATATTACCTTCATAGAAAGGTGGAAGGGCTCGAATTTGAGCTTGAAGTTATTCCGGTGatcgatttgtacaaattcgaTCCCTGGGAGTTGCCAG AAAAATCCTTCCTCCCAAGACGTGACATGGAATGGTTCTTCTTCTGTCCTCGGGATCGAAAGTATCCAAACGGTTCAAGAACAAATAGAGCTACTAAGGCAGGCTACTGGAAGGCCACTGGAAAAGACCGCAAGGTTGTTTGTCAATCTGATGTGACTGGGTATCGCAAGACCCTTGTGTTCTATCGTGGACGTGCTCCTCTAGGAGATAGAACAGACTGGATCATGCATGAGTACCGCCTCACCGATGATCTTGCTCCGGGGCCATCAGGTCATCAG GGAGTTTTTGCTTTGTGCCGTGTTGTTAAAAAGAATGAGCATGCACAGAAGGCGCATGATTCCCATGAAGGGCCAAAGGCCAAGAGGTTTGGAAGCGCTTTGAGCAATAAGGAGGATATGACCTCAATAAGAATCTCAACCGAGCCCTTGAGCATCTCTGCTGATATATTACATGCGAATTGCCTGAATAACAAAAGTCATTATTCAAGCCGCGCTACTTCTCCATATGAAGTTAATCCAATGGCAGAGTTTGAGCCAGCTTTGGGAGAGACCAACCCTGCAGACTTTTGGGTCTCACCTGATTTAATTCTTGATTCTTCTAAG GACTACCCACAGTTACAAGAAGCTATGCCTGATTACTTTCAGCAGTACAAGTTTCCAAGCACAATGACGCCGTTGCAGTCATATGAACCCAGAGAATCACCTAGCTCATCATACTCAAATTTCACAGGGGACCTTAAAATGGCCGATGATGTGCATCAAATAGGTGGCATGTCACCATACTACGTGGGTTACTATGGGAATGAGGAAATGCAATTTGAAG GGTCTGAAACAGGGGATAGCCAAGCTCTAATTTGCAGGCAAGTAAGTGCAGATGGAAGTTTGGGGGAATTAGGAGGACTTTGGTTACAGGAAGACAATATGGTCATTGTGATGTAG
- the LOC126608194 gene encoding NAC domain-containing protein 71-like isoform X2: MEWFFFCPRDRKYPNGSRTNRATKAGYWKATGKDRKVVCQSDVTGYRKTLVFYRGRAPLGDRTDWIMHEYRLTDDLAPGPSGHQGVFALCRVVKKNEHAQKAHDSHEGPKAKRFGSALSNKEDMTSIRISTEPLSISADILHANCLNNKSHYSSRATSPYEVNPMAEFEPALGETNPADFWVSPDLILDSSKDYPQLQEAMPDYFQQYKFPSTMTPLQSYEPRESPSSSYSNFTGDLKMADDVHQIGGMSPYYVGYYGNEEMQFEGSETGDSQALICRQVSADGSLGELGGLWLQEDNMVIVM, translated from the exons ATGGAATGGTTCTTCTTCTGTCCTCGGGATCGAAAGTATCCAAACGGTTCAAGAACAAATAGAGCTACTAAGGCAGGCTACTGGAAGGCCACTGGAAAAGACCGCAAGGTTGTTTGTCAATCTGATGTGACTGGGTATCGCAAGACCCTTGTGTTCTATCGTGGACGTGCTCCTCTAGGAGATAGAACAGACTGGATCATGCATGAGTACCGCCTCACCGATGATCTTGCTCCGGGGCCATCAGGTCATCAG GGAGTTTTTGCTTTGTGCCGTGTTGTTAAAAAGAATGAGCATGCACAGAAGGCGCATGATTCCCATGAAGGGCCAAAGGCCAAGAGGTTTGGAAGCGCTTTGAGCAATAAGGAGGATATGACCTCAATAAGAATCTCAACCGAGCCCTTGAGCATCTCTGCTGATATATTACATGCGAATTGCCTGAATAACAAAAGTCATTATTCAAGCCGCGCTACTTCTCCATATGAAGTTAATCCAATGGCAGAGTTTGAGCCAGCTTTGGGAGAGACCAACCCTGCAGACTTTTGGGTCTCACCTGATTTAATTCTTGATTCTTCTAAG GACTACCCACAGTTACAAGAAGCTATGCCTGATTACTTTCAGCAGTACAAGTTTCCAAGCACAATGACGCCGTTGCAGTCATATGAACCCAGAGAATCACCTAGCTCATCATACTCAAATTTCACAGGGGACCTTAAAATGGCCGATGATGTGCATCAAATAGGTGGCATGTCACCATACTACGTGGGTTACTATGGGAATGAGGAAATGCAATTTGAAG GGTCTGAAACAGGGGATAGCCAAGCTCTAATTTGCAGGCAAGTAAGTGCAGATGGAAGTTTGGGGGAATTAGGAGGACTTTGGTTACAGGAAGACAATATGGTCATTGTGATGTAG